The Brassica oleracea var. oleracea cultivar TO1000 chromosome C7, BOL, whole genome shotgun sequence sequence NNNNNNNNNNNNNNNNNNNNNNNNNNNNNNNNNNNNNNNNNNNNNNNNNNNNNNNNNNNNNNNNNNNNNNNNNNNNNNNNNNNNNNNNNNNNNNNNNNNNNNNNNNNNNNNNNNNNNNNNNNNNNNNNNNNNNNNNNNNNNNNNNNNNNNNNNNNNNNNNNNNNNNNNNNNNNNNNNNNNNNNNNNNNNNNNNNNNNNNNNNNNNNNNNNNNNNNNNNNNNNNNNNNNNNNNNNNNNNNNNNNNNNNNNNNNNNNNNNNNNNNNNNNNNNNNNNNNNNNNNNNNNNNNNNNNNNNNNNNNNNNNNNNNNNNNNNNNNNNNNNNNNNNNNNNNNNNNNNNNNNNNNNNNNNNNNNNNNNNNNNNNNNNNNNNNNNNNNNNNNNNNNNNNNNNNNNNNNNNNNNNNNNNNNNNNNNNNNNNNNNNNNNNNNNNNNNNNNNNNNNNNNNNNNNNNNNNNNNNNNNNNNNNNNNNNNNNNNNNNNNNNNNNNNNNNNNNNNNNNNNNNNNNNNNNNNNNNNNNNNNNNNNNNNNNNNNNNNNNNNNNNNNNNNNNNNNNNNNNNNNNNNNNNNNNNNNNNNNNNNNNNNNNNNNNNNNNNNNNNNNNNNNNNNNNNNNNNNNNNNNNNNNNNNNNNNNNNNNNNNNNNNNNNNNNNNNNNNNNNNNNNNNNNNNNNNNNNNNNNNNNNNNNNNNNNNNNNNNNNNNNNNNNNNNNNNNNNNNNNNNNNNNNNNNNNNNNNNNNNNNNNNNNNNNNNNNNNNNNNNNNNNNNNNNNNNNNNNNNNNNNNNNNNNNNNNNNNNNNNNNNNNNNNNNNNNNNNNNNNNNNNNNNNNNNNNNNNNNNNNNNNNNNNNNNNNNNNNNNNNNNNNNNNNNNNNNNNNNNNNNNNNNNNNNNNNNNNNNNNNNNNNNNNNNNNNNNNNNNNNNNNNNNNNNNNNNNNNNNNNNNNNNNNNNNNNNNNNNNNNNNNNNNNNNNNNNNNNNNNNNNNNNNNNNNNNNNNNNNNNNNNNNNNNNNNNNNNNNNNNNNNNNNNNNNNNNNNNNNNNNNNNNNNNNNNNNNNNNNNNNNNNNNNNNNNNNNNNNNNNNNNNNNNNNNNNNNNNNNNNNNNNNNNNNNNNNNNNNNNNNNNNNNNNNNNNNNNNNNNNNNNNNNNNNNNNNNNNNNNNNNNNNNNNNNNNNNNNNNNNNNNNNNNNNNNNNNNNNNNNNNNNNNNNNNNNNNNNNNNNNNNNNNNNNNNNNNNNNNNNNNNNNNNNNNNNNNNNNNNNNNNNNNNNNNNNNNNNNNNNNNNNNNNNNNNNNNNNNNNNNNNNNNNNNNNNNNNNNNNNNNNNNNNNNNNNNNNNNNNNNNNNNNNNNNNNNNNNNNNNNNNNNNNNNNNNNNNNNNNNNNNNNNNNNNNNNNNNNNNNNNNNNNNNNNNNNNNNNNNNNNNNNNNNNNNNNNNNNNNNNNNNNNNNNNNNNNNNNNNNNNNNNNNNNNNNNNNNNNNNNNNNNNNNNNNNNNNNNNNNNNNNNNNNNNNNNNNNNNNNNNNNNNNNNNNNNNNNNNNNNNNNNNNNNNNNNNNNNNNNNNNNNNNNNNNNNNNNNNNNNNNNNNNNNNNNNNNNNNNNNNNNNNNNNNNNNNNNNNNNNNNNNNNNNNNNNNNNNNNNNNNNNNNNNNNNNNNNNNNNNNNNNNNNNNNNNNNNNNNNNNNNNNNNNNNNNNNNNNNNNNNNNNNNNNNNNNNNNNNNNNNNNNNNNNNNNNNNNNNNNNNNNNNNNNNNNNNNNNNNNNNNNNNNNNNNNNNNNNNNNNNNNNNNNNNNNNNNNNNNNNNNNNNNNNNNNNNNNNNNNNNNNNNNNNNNNNNNNNNNNNNNNNNNNNNNNNNNNNNNNNNNNNNNNNNNNNNNNNNNNNNNNNNNNNNNNNNNNNNNNNNNNNNNNNNNNNNNNNNNNNNNNNNNNNNNNNNNNNNNNNNNNNNNNNNNNNNNNNNNNNNNNNNNNNNNNNNNNNNNNNNNNNNNNNNNNNNNNNNNNNNNNNNNNNNNNNNNNNNNNNNNNNNNNNNNNNNNNNNNNNNNNNNNNNNNNNNNNNNNNNNNNNNNNNNNNNNNNNNNNNNNNNNNNNNNNNNNNNNNNNNNNNNNNNNNNNNNNNNNNNNNNNNNNNNNNNNNNNNNNNNNNNNNNNNNNNNNNNNNNNNNNNNNNNNNNNNNNNNNNNNNNNNNNNNNNNNNNNNNNNNNNNNNNNNNNNNNNNNNNNNNNNNNNNNNNNNNNNNNNNNNNNNNNNNNNNNNNNNNNNNNNNNNNNNNNNNNNNNNNNNNNNNNNNNNNNNNNNNNNNNNNNNNNNNNNNNNNNNNNNNNNNNNNNNNNNNNNNNNNNNNNNNNNNNNNNNNNNNNNNNNNNNNNNNNNNNNNNNNNNNNNNNNNNNNNNNNNNNNNNNNNNNNNNNNNNNNNNNNNNNNNNNNNNNNNNNNNNNNNNNNNNNNNNNNNNNNNNNNNNNNNNNNNNNNNNNNNNNNNNNNNNNNNNNNNNNNNTTTGAAGAAGACATATTTTTTATGAATCAAATTCGTGTGTAAATAGAGTAAGAGGGAGGATGAAGATATGAAGTGAATGAAGAGGAAGAGGAGTGCTTGTATTTATAGTTTAAATCCTGCCGACATACCGAGGAAATTCCGACGGAATTCCGACGGACAAAACTAGTTCGTCGGAATTTCCTCGGAATTTTGTAAAATCCCCCAACGGCTCTCCAACGGCTATAATATTTCCTCGGAATTCATCGGTTTTTTCCGAGGAACAGAGTTTTCCTCGGAATTTCCTCGGAATATTCCGACGGACTGTAGTTTCCTCGGAATCCCGTCGGTATATTCCGAGGAAACCCAATTTTGTGTTTCCTCGGAATTTCCTCGGAAATTCCTCGATATATTCCGAGGATTTCATTTTCCGTCGGAATGTCCGTCAGAATATCGCTGTTTTCTTGTAGTGCTCACATCCACAAGCTGGTCAACGCCACCGCGGGGCATCAGCTGATGAGTTTCATGGACGCGATCTCGGGCTATAATAAAATACTCATGCATCCGGAAGACCAGGAGAAGACATCCTTTATGATGTCGAGAGGGATCTATTGCTACAAAGTTATGCCCTTTGGCCTAAGAACGTGGGATCAACCTACCAACGGCTGGTAAACATGATGTTTGCGGACCAGATAGGGCGAACCATGGAGGTCTACATCGAAGACATCCTGGGAATGTTCCTAAAGGCCGAAGACCACATTATCACCTGCAACAAGCCTTGTCCACTCTCCGGAAGTACAACATGAAGCTCAACCCAGCTAAATGCTTATTTGGGGTCAGTTCCGGCAAATTCCTCGGGTACATTGTAACCCACCGGGGCATTGAAGCCAACCCAAAGCAAATCAGGGCCATTCATTCTATCCCTTCCCCGAAGAACGTCAAAGAGGTCCAAAAGGTAACTGGAAGAATGGCAGCCCTAAGCAGATTCATCTCCAGACTCTCTGACAAATCTCACGCCTTCTTTGGAACCCTCAAAAACCCAAAAGATTTTCAGTGGACGGGAGAGTGCGAATCCACTCTCCATGAGCTAAAGGCGTATCTCACCACTCCTCCTCTCCAATCCAAGCCAATGCTCGGTGAGGTCATGCTGCTATCTCTAGCAGTCTCGGAGCACTCCGTAAGCGCCGTCCTAGTACGTGAGGAAGGAAGCAACCAACTACCAATCTCCTGGATGCAGAAACCTGCTACAGCCATCTAGAGAAGATGGCCTTAGCCCTGATAGTGGCCACCCGCAAGTTGCAGCCCTACTTTCAGGCTCACCCAATCGTGGTCATCACCTCCTTCCCCATAAAACTAGTCCTCCACAAGCCTGAAGTCTCCGGACGCCTAGCTAAATGGGCCGGGGAACTAGGGGAATACGATGTGATTTTTCGACCAGCCACAGCTATTAAGTCACAGGTCCTGGCAGATTTTGTGGCCGAATTCTCCCCTCCCTTACTCCCAGCCCTGGAGCAAGAAGTGCTCCTCCGAAGCGAAACACATGAAGAAGGAGAATGGGTCCAGCATGTCGACGGGTCCAGCAACATCAGAGGAGCCGAGTTAAGAATAATTCTTACCTCACCGACAGGGAACACAGCCTCAAGGGCCGTGAGGTGAAACTTCAAAGCAAACAACAACGAAAGCGAGTATAAGGCCTTAATCGCAGGGCTAACACTCGCCCATCAAATGGGGGCCGAAAACATCAAGGTCTTTGGTGACTCCTTGCTGATAATCAACCAAGCGCAGGGAGAGTACCATGCATAGAACGATAGCATGATCTAGTATCTGGCGATCGCCCAACGGCTCATCAAGAAATTCAAGAGTGCAAGCTCACTCAAATCCCCAGGGAACAGAACTCGCAAGCTTATGCCCTGGCTAATCTAGGGTCCGCCCTTGAAACAAACAGCCAGATGAGCATACCCTTGCTTGTGCTTTAATGGCCAGCCACCCTGGAGGAACCCTAATCCAAAGAGGTCTCCACTATCGAAGAGGGTAAAACTTGGATGACCCCCTAGTCTGGTACCCTGAGAATGACATTTTCCCAGAAAATCGCAACGAGGCCAGATAAATCAAGACGCAAGCCGCAAGGTATTGTATCTCCCTGGTAAAGCTATACCAGAGATCCTTCTTAGGCCCGTACTTGAGATGCGTCATGTTGGGGAAAAATACCCCGGTACCATTACCTCCAGCCTCTAGGAAGGCCCCAGGCCCCCAGATCCCCGATAAAGGAGCGCTCCAGGTCCCCGATAAAAGGAACCCTGGGACCAGTCCCAGGGACCGACCTCCCTTCCAAGAAATGGAAGATTTCCGATAATGAGAACCGTCCATATTTCCGAATACGGAAGAGTTCAAACTAAATCAAACCGACTTCAAAGCGACTATATAAGAGCTCCTAAGTCCCAAAGGCAAGGGATCGACTTCTCCAAGGCTTAGAGACTAGAACTAGACGGTTAGAATTAGGGTTCTTACCAAACACCTTGTAAGCTCGTTTGTTCTTGCTTGTTCTATCTAATAAAAGTTTCTTCAAGCCTATATCCTTGTTATCTTACTAAATTCCAACAAAACATACACAAACACATACGTGCTACCTGTTGGGGAAAAATATTCCATGAA is a genomic window containing:
- the LOC106302361 gene encoding uncharacterized protein LOC106302361 encodes the protein MALALIVATRKLQPYFQAHPIVVITSFPIKLVLHKPEVSGRLAKWAGELGEYDVIFRPATAIKSQVLADFVAEFSPPLLPALEQEVLLRSETHEEGEWVQHVDGSSNIRGAELRIILTSPTGNTASRAVR